DNA sequence from the Cohnella herbarum genome:
TCGAAGCGACGGGAAACTTTCTCAGCATTCGCGTGTTCTCGGATAACGGGCATTTCATTAGCAGCGCTTTTAACAAAGAAACCTACGAAGTGTATTCGTACAATTCCGAAGCCGATCTGATTTGGCGCAACGCCATGCTGAACAATCGGGAGGACAAGCTAATCTTCGACGTCCATCCGATCAATCGCGAAGGCTTGATGAGTCTAGTCGCATCCAAACCGGTTATTAATCCTTTCAGCGGCAAAAGAATGGGTTACATCAGCTTCGATAAGGAGCTGGAATCCTTCGCTTCCTTGTTCCAACCGTTCGAGAAGCGGGACGGCAGCACGATTCAGCTCATCTCGAAGGAAGGTAAAATTCTGTACCATACCGACCGCGCCCAGATCGGAAAGATCGCGAGTCCGGCTTGGCTCGCGAAGACGACGGCATCGCTGACTTCCACGGGGGAGGAAGACTTAGAGACGGTCGACCGAGATAATATGGTATTGACGAGCATGATGCCGAACAAGGACGCATATATGGTTAGCTCCGTTCCGCTATCGATCATCAATAGCCAAGTCGATTCCATTCGCAATATTACGATCTCGATTATGCTGCTATCGATCCTGCTTGTTTTCGGCTTGTCGTTCGTGCTGTCGCTCTACATTTCCCGGCCGATCAAGCAATTAAGCAAAGCGATGCAGCAGGTAGAACGAGGCCGATTGACGACGAACATCCCGATCAGCGAATCGAATCTCGAAACGTGGCTGCTCAGCAAAAGCTTCGAGTCCATGCTCGGCCGGATCAAACAACTGGTGAAGACGCAATACGAGATGGAGCTGCATAAGAAAGACGCCGAATTGAAGGCTCTTATGATGCAGATTAATCCTCATTTCCTGTACAACACGCTGGAGGTCATTAGCGGCATCGCGGATTACGAGCGGGTGACGCAAATCTCGGACATTACCCAATCGCTCAGTAAAATGCTGCGTTACAACATCGATTTGAAATCGGAAGAAGTTCGCATTGCGGAGGAAATCGATAACTGCAATAACTTCTTCCTGATCTTGAAGAGCCGATTCGAGGACAAGCTTCAAGTCGAGCAGGACATAGACCGGGAGGCGCTCCCGTTCAAAATATTAAAAATCACGCTTCAGCCGCTCATAGAAAACGCGGTTAAACACGGAGTCGAGAAGAAGCTGGGGCAAGCGACCGTGCGTCTCGATGTGAGGAAAGAGAAGGATGAGATCGTCATTCGGATCGTCGACAACGGCACCGGATTCGATCCGGAAGCATTAGAGGAATTCGAGCGTTTCAAGCATCAGTCGGATACGACCTTCTATGAACCTGCGGGCGGAAGGAAGGTCGGATTAAAGAACGTATATATGAGGCTCAAAATTTTATTCGGAGACCAGTTGGATTTCGCCATTCGCAGCGTTGAGGGAGAAGGGACGGCTATTACGATCCGTTTTCCCGCTATACCGGCAAAATGATGGAGGGTTCAGACATGCAACAGCATTTCGCGGTAAGGATATTGGTAGTAGAGGATGAAATCGGAGTCAGGCGCAGCTTGATCGGGAAGCTGCGCGGCGTCGAGCTCCCGATCGAAATCTCGGGAGAGGCGGAGAACGCGGAGCAGGCGCTAGAGATGATGAAGAAGGACATGCCCGACATCGTACTATTGGACATGAGAATGCCGGGAATGGGGGGGTATCGTTTTCTTCCGATCC
Encoded proteins:
- a CDS encoding sensor histidine kinase — translated: MIPKIVHSLLNRALNKKSIQFQMFFTFMIITLIPIVIVGYITFRVSSATIAQEVKNSNEQLMEEIVSNYELYFHNIEIDANKFASQMVNNNIRLNEKVYFFDTFIVENIMEINDYLHSTFEATGNFLSIRVFSDNGHFISSAFNKETYEVYSYNSEADLIWRNAMLNNREDKLIFDVHPINREGLMSLVASKPVINPFSGKRMGYISFDKELESFASLFQPFEKRDGSTIQLISKEGKILYHTDRAQIGKIASPAWLAKTTASLTSTGEEDLETVDRDNMVLTSMMPNKDAYMVSSVPLSIINSQVDSIRNITISIMLLSILLVFGLSFVLSLYISRPIKQLSKAMQQVERGRLTTNIPISESNLETWLLSKSFESMLGRIKQLVKTQYEMELHKKDAELKALMMQINPHFLYNTLEVISGIADYERVTQISDITQSLSKMLRYNIDLKSEEVRIAEEIDNCNNFFLILKSRFEDKLQVEQDIDREALPFKILKITLQPLIENAVKHGVEKKLGQATVRLDVRKEKDEIVIRIVDNGTGFDPEALEEFERFKHQSDTTFYEPAGGRKVGLKNVYMRLKILFGDQLDFAIRSVEGEGTAITIRFPAIPAK